The Bicyclus anynana chromosome 4, ilBicAnyn1.1, whole genome shotgun sequence DNA window TTGATGTTCAAGCAAATGAAATAAACGTCGTTCGACTAAcgcccgaaattaataatgtatctcCAATCTAAGATTCAAATAAATCTTAGATTGTTGCCAATCGCCCGATTGATCTCTAATCTTCGTGCCAATATTAAAACTCTGCAATCTAAATATGTTTTTCTGACGGATCGCAAGCGATCTTTTCCCCCCTTGTCGTTCCGTTCTTAGCACAGTGCTTAAttcaataatactttttattcaacgttttataaatgtaacaaatctttaaattaaaaacggaatacctacttgaaatatgttttaagctaaatatgactttacatttcaaaacacgtaaaaaattcattttattatcaactaCACACTACACGAAGAACGCACTACCGAAAATGGAACGGAAACTTGAACTGACGTTTTTGTAGTTTGAGTACAGAAGTTCGTTTTGTTTACACCGATCTATGGATATGTCAAAATGGTCGGATAGGTTATTGACAcgcaaaaatttacattttcatacagAGGCCATCTCTAATCTGTGATCCGTCCTCCCAATGATAGATTGATTTTTAAGATTGCAAACTCGATTCGAGGATCGCTTATTGGCATGCTTTATATAAGAAATGGATTGAAATATCGATCTTAGACGGGAAAAAACGGATTAGCATGCTTTATATAAGAAATGGATTGAAATATCGATCTTAGACGGGAAACGGATTaggattgattattaatttcgggcGTTAAGCTATCGTCTCAATTGTCCCGTTGTTGTAAGTATTTGTAAACTTCTCATATCTCACCTTGCATTCAACATATTGTTCACAACCAGTAGATGTCCGGAAGTAGCCCTGCGGCTGTGGGCACGAGAAGTCTCGCGGCTGGACCACTACTGGAGCTGGAGTAGTGGGGGGAGGAGGTGCGGGCGTTGTCGGTGCAACATAAGTTCTTGCAGCTGTAAGTaagaaataaatcatcatcatttttatcatatcagtccattgcaggacatagatcTATTGTAGAGACTAATTTTATtggaaaatctatactaataacaaAACTATGTATTatcaaaaaataccaaaaataatgtaatttaagattttacaaaattctactgagtttgaactttttttttaatataaatcgctcatgttttgagttaaatttttgttaaattatttgtggactgtttattatatacatataaacatgcgaaaaattaataaaaagggggtgaaatagtggttgaaagtttataacgAGTGTCACGTAgataaagtcgcgggtgtccgctagtaatattataataagctATCATCTATCATAATAGCAAAGCATGCCCACGTAGCGACttccaaatataataatggctTTGTACTGTCTACGACCATTCATTTCATCGCCTAGGAGATTTATAGTTAGCAATTTTTGGATCCAAAAGCACTGACAACATGCTCTACTTTGAGatctaataattaaattaggtaATGTCATTAAATACGTACGAGATGGGTTACACCGAACGACTGCAGGAGCATCACAAGGATACTCTATCCATTGTCTCATTGGATTAAATTGAAGACCGGTAGGACAGGACAACTGAAGTGGCACATTGTTCtgcaaatacataaaaatgtacCATTAATTTAACCGCATAATGCAATGTAAGTTAGGTATATCAAATATATGAAAGTAAATTTACCTTGCATTCCACATATTGGTCACATTGATTAGAAGCTTTGAAATATCCATAAGGTTGAGGGCAAGAAAATTGCGCGTTCCCGTATTGCGGTTTTGAGGCAGCTAGTGACGCTATAAAACAATAAGTAATAAAGTAAGATAAAAACAATGCAACTCCTTTCTAATTAGAGTTAGATTGATTAAAAAGCTAAATTATGATgctaaaaatgttttaacaactcaaactcaaaaagtacattatgatataagcgcggtaagttgaaaattacagccgaggtgaTATTGCAGTTTCAAAGGcaagagctatagtaaggaagcaaaagctgtaattatcaatgcgcacgtatgtcatacgacgttttataacacatttgcgaggaaacacacgttggaaacactttctgaaaacgaatttgcatctttgcctgttttccttacGACGACATTTTGATGCATTTTtcagacaaatgcaccaaaaaacaaccagtattactaataaagtaaattttcatataaaataaagtaaaaataaaataaagtagtattgtcaaaattattaatgttaaagaattaaatggttttattatgagtattttatctcacaaagttaatttttttcataaaatgttgagcacttttctgccataaaaactatttgccaagatttaaaaaagtaccgttcgttctTAGACGGATGACAAAGGTTTTActttacggcacatgtgcataattagataaattacgatattgaaattggtgaaataagcgataatttacgagcaaatgtgttataacatataattaattaacactgCTAATAATAAATTGAGTAAACATAAACAACAACATCATTTTCATGAAGTTAATAATGACTAAACACACCTAGTAACAGCAGGGGCAGTAGTAGTACGCTGAACatcattgttattttgtttagtgCACCTGATAACCAGAGGACGTATTTCAGTGCACTGATGCTGATGCAAAGTTTGAcgtgtttatatatttaaactgtTTTATCGAATAATATCTACAACAGTTAACGTTACATTTTTTAGTCATTAAGTTAATTaccattttaattaaagtaatcgAGATATATCTAAGAATAAAGATAGGCAAGGGCATGCGGTGCGCCACAAACTTGTCTCATTAGCACAATTCGATTAAGATGATATACCAGTTCTTCATATTTTGTTTTCCTGCGAACTTGTCTGCTTTGTTTTCGTCAATTCCCGTTAGATTAAGATTCCCATGTCACAAGCAAATGTCACATGTGTTACAACAATGTTGATTTTCATAGTTTTTTCTAGTCCTCGATAGCGGCAGTATTggtctataatttatttgttccgATTAGTGAAAGTATTAACACTTTGACTGTACATGCATTATATGTAATGCATTTTGGATTCAGCAGTGACGTCCGTATTACTTTGCATGCATTTGCCTATGTCGGCAATTTTGGCGCTCAGTGTTTGAGCCATGCAAAGAAAAAATCTGTTTTAAATAAGAAGGAGTGCAAGAATGATAAGGGATGGAGTATAAGATGAGAGAATATGCAGTTTACGACGTCGTCTGACAGGAAGCCATTTCAACTTGCGTAAACAGAAGATGAATCTAATACACTTATTCTGAAGACGCTCAATTTTGTTGAGCTGTTCTTCAGACAAGTCAGGATAGGAAGAGTCGGCATAGTCTAGCAGTGGAAGAAGAAGAGAATGCGCTAAggtaattattgttttagtaagaAGAAAATTTTTCCAACGTCTAAGGCATCCGATAGTGGCAAAATTTTTCCAGCTCACCTCAGCAATTTGTGGGCACCAAGATAATGTATTGTCAAATAATAATCCTAGCTTTTTCTCAGTCGGGCTAATGCTGAGAACTGCATTGCCAAGTAGGATGGGCAGTAAACTAATCGACGCCATCTTTTCAAGTTGTTTGGAACCACCCAGTATGGCAACCTGGGCCTTTTTTGAATTAACACTTAGACTATAAGATGCATTCCAAGTATTAATTTTGCTCATATCACTATTTTCAATAGCAGTACATATATCATGCAACGGGACAGCAGTGTACACTTAAAGGTCGTTAGCATAATAATGAGAGGAAAGAAATCGAGGAATAGTTTTAATGTAAATAGCGAAAAGAAGAGGTGATAAGACGCCACCCGGTGGTACACCTGCCGTGAGTGGGCTGTACGTTGAGAATTCAAATTTTAAGtcgccaagtttttttttttttttttctttacaagttaacccttgactacaatctctcctgatggtaagtgatgatgcagtctaagatggaagcgggctaacttgtcaaggaggaggatgaaaatccacacccctttcggtttctacacggcatcgtaccggaacgctaaatcgcttggcggtacgtctttgccggtagggtggtaactagccacggccgaagcctcccaccagccagacctggacaatttaagaaaatcttaatctgcccagccggggattctgccgacaaagacttagcgttccggtacgatgtcgtgtagaaaccgaaaggggtgtggaaattcatcctcctcctaacaagttagcccgcttccatcttagattgcatcatcaattaccatctggtgagattgtaatcaagggctaacttgtaaagaataaaaaaaaatattgctatcTCAATCATGGCTGTAACTCTTGAATGTCTGGAATAAAGTTATGAGATTGCGAACTCTTTAAATCCCATAAAATTCAGCACCCCAATAACAATTCACGCACATCACTATAGGAGCTTGAAGCCTACGCATCTGTACATAGAAATTACTACGTGTTTTATTTCAACGCGTCACTCCCTGTGGGTTGGACTTCATAAATCCACTACAACCCCCTTGATCCGGCCGTGCCGCAAAATCCATTCATAGCAAACGATAACTAACTGTTAACTGTTgctaaaaaacttgaaatttggcagagaggtggTTTATAGTTGGGAGACATCCGTTACAAACTAATTTAGCGGCAGGGCCACACAAAGGAAATCTAAAGGGTCTCGTTTACAAACTCGAAATTTAACCTTGTAAGCGAGCGGTTGTTTATAGTTCGTAAAAGACCATTACTAATTAATTGTGTGACAGGGACGGATTAAGGCGGAGGatataatcgatactaaaactaaaatctttGCTTTGTTTTGTTGtcttgtctgtctgcctgtctttTTGTCGACGCCGAtcacgccgaaactactgaaaTTACTTCACATTTTatcttgaaaataaaatcagaagatTGTGAAATTAGTTAAAAGtttgaatattaaaattggtatgtgtacaaaaatcgtaaaaataatgcgatttaagtattttttaaattctacctCTAAAGTGCTTAAAAGTGGTTCATGTtctattgatttattataaaacacgcgaaaatataaatagaagggagtgaaataggttaaaaacactttataaaaatattatataaattttttataaaattgatttttaaattttttttagatttattagattagattagatatttataaaaattgatgTGGTTATTACTAGAATCATAAATAGAGAAATAGGGAAAGAAAGTTTACACAGATAttcgagtctcagaggagacgcccttagagagtcgttccgcccatctactctgcttctgcctacgagccccatcaggcgatgcttctgcgctcgcccaaaccccccggtgacgacGCTGATGTCCCCTAAGGAGCCTACGGCtcttacacaatcaggaaaacGAAAACGTTTGACGTATTTAAATTATCCTGACAGATATTTTGAATAAACtatgttcaacattggttttcttattttttaaacctTCTCCCCTGAGTttgctatattatattaaagatatttttactgcGAGTGCGTTGTATTGAATACCGCGAAACGAGGGGTTCATAAAACGTACATTGATCATTGAAcatttcataaggtattttttaaattgtttctttCATtttcacaaggtagctactgtagtTTTTTTAGCGTGACTAAAGACCTTCATCACATTTTagtcatttaaattatttaatgaaaaaatcaaCAAACTAGTCATCCctacaatttttaaaagtttataaatttCTCCAGGATCATACATCATactatcagatcctgacatgatgacaatggaaCCAATTTAGGAGTGtacttttaaacaaaataagaaatatcCAAATCGGCCCAGGCGTCTTCAAGTAGttgtaaaatacaaacatacaaagaaaACAGACGAATCGAGAGGTTTTGCTGCCGTGTGCAACACGAAGCTCACTGCAGCTATGAAACTGCAAGGTTTGAGCCAAAAATCACAATTTGGCAATAATAGTatagaaaaacttaaaaaaatctagGGTGCAGATTTCAATAGGTTTATACGGGATTAAATAAGTGACAAAGTAATCAGTAGGTATTgctttaattgaaaataaaacataacacATTTTTAAGCTtacgagtaacaaacattttaaaactaaatatttaataaataattattatttaatttacgcATAATGTCAGCAATAAACGGCTTTGTAGAGACAGCTTATTacctgaaaaaatatataaagcttgTTAAATTGTCAATAGTTATATAATaccgagtcgcgaaactgaattgagaatgggtggggcacatagttttcCTCAGTGCATATTACCTCATAATTTGTATGATATGTGGTCTCGTTAAgtgtgtgcaatatgtaatttggtcgtaacaaatggttctggatatcagattctggaaaagttaggaacCTGATAtatgggtaaatgatatttcaaagtgtaagctttgttatgactatacaaaatacacattttgtaaaacttttctcga harbors:
- the LOC112050172 gene encoding protein obstructor-E-like; this encodes MMFSVLLLPLLLLASLAASKPQYGNAQFSCPQPYGYFKASNQCDQYVECKNNVPLQLSCPTGLQFNPMRQWIEYPCDAPAVVRCNPSPARTYVAPTTPAPPPPTTPAPVVVQPRDFSCPQPQGYFRTSTGCEQYVECKNSVPRTFSCPRGLYFNPQVQWTQYPCDQASKAICDEPLEIEAIPEPEPVTTPAPAPAPICQPVASCLGPAPTCQPVAPCSAPAPPPPCTQCYQ